One window of Agrobacterium vitis genomic DNA carries:
- a CDS encoding ABC-three component system middle component 8, giving the protein MSSTLTPKKHLNLDTSLLRVFALILRELQKRGVCEFEKLRSVVIRRVGPDGELSFLPALDLLFLLGRAEYHLKNDTLEYKAD; this is encoded by the coding sequence ATGTCGTCCACGCTGACGCCTAAGAAGCACCTCAATCTCGATACGTCGCTGCTGCGCGTTTTCGCGCTCATTCTTCGGGAGCTGCAGAAACGTGGCGTGTGCGAGTTCGAGAAATTGCGCTCAGTCGTCATCCGTCGCGTCGGCCCCGACGGCGAACTCTCCTTCTTGCCAGCGCTGGATCTCCTATTTCTTCTCGGACGCGCCGAATACCACCTCAAGAACGATACGCTCGAATACAAGGCGGACTGA
- a CDS encoding recombinase family protein — MTSIGYARVSTGEQDTALQLDALRKAGCERLFEDKASGVKTDRPGLAEAIRYVRDGDTLTVWKLDRLGRSMKHLIEIITELEAKGVGFRSITENIDTTTSGGRLVFHLFGALAQFERDLIRERTRAGLQAAEERGRRGGRQVVVTPDKLAKARQHLAAGLNVREAAARVKIGKTALYEALRAEKTTTSTVKPI, encoded by the coding sequence ATGACCTCTATCGGCTATGCAAGAGTCTCCACCGGCGAGCAGGACACAGCGCTGCAACTCGATGCTTTGCGCAAAGCAGGTTGTGAAAGGCTGTTCGAGGATAAGGCATCCGGCGTCAAGACTGACCGGCCCGGATTGGCTGAGGCGATCCGCTACGTTCGCGACGGCGACACGCTCACAGTCTGGAAGCTCGACCGCCTCGGCCGGTCGATGAAGCACCTCATCGAGATCATCACCGAACTGGAAGCCAAAGGCGTCGGCTTCCGATCCATCACCGAAAACATCGACACCACGACATCCGGCGGTCGCCTGGTCTTCCACCTGTTCGGCGCGCTGGCACAGTTCGAGCGCGATCTGATCCGAGAACGAACACGTGCCGGTCTGCAAGCCGCAGAGGAACGCGGCCGACGCGGTGGCCGACAAGTCGTCGTAACCCCGGACAAACTTGCCAAAGCCCGCCAGCATCTGGCGGCTGGTTTGAACGTCCGGGAAGCTGCGGCCCGCGTGAAAATCGGGAAAACCGCCCTCTACGAAGCTCTCAGGGCCGAAAAAACAACGACCTCTACGGTTAAACCGATTTGA
- the scpB gene encoding SMC-Scp complex subunit ScpB, translating into MAESPAAKPNRRKANAADERLFDRELEELPSDLRWREWMLRVEAVIFASAEPVSRETLARVVGKDCSIDLLVDDLREELSSRPYELVSVAGGWQHRTRPRFAETIRASSAPTRGGAAALSEFEALVLMAVGYFQPVTRGELSKIFGKEVSRDVIAALRGGGFIASGPRSPTPGAPYTYVTTPHFLSSFGMETLRDLPNIEALEDAGLLSRKSIQVVDLASTGDDEDE; encoded by the coding sequence ATGGCCGAGTCTCCTGCAGCCAAACCAAACCGGCGGAAGGCGAACGCCGCAGACGAACGTCTGTTTGATCGCGAGCTCGAAGAGCTGCCATCAGATCTACGCTGGCGCGAATGGATGCTGCGTGTGGAGGCGGTGATCTTTGCTTCTGCCGAACCTGTTAGCCGCGAGACGCTGGCGCGGGTGGTAGGAAAGGACTGCAGCATCGATCTGCTCGTTGATGATCTGCGCGAGGAACTCAGTTCCCGGCCCTATGAGCTGGTGTCGGTCGCCGGTGGTTGGCAGCATCGAACCCGTCCGCGGTTCGCCGAGACGATCCGGGCTTCTTCGGCGCCGACGCGGGGAGGGGCGGCGGCGCTGTCGGAGTTCGAGGCGCTGGTGCTGATGGCGGTGGGATATTTCCAACCGGTGACCCGTGGTGAACTGTCCAAGATCTTCGGCAAGGAAGTCAGCCGCGATGTGATCGCGGCGCTACGCGGCGGCGGCTTCATTGCATCCGGGCCGCGCAGCCCAACACCGGGCGCGCCCTATACCTATGTGACAACGCCACACTTTCTCTCGTCATTCGGCATGGAGACGCTGCGCGACCTGCCAAACATCGAAGCGCTTGAAGATGCGGGTCTGCTCAGCCGTAAGAGCATCCAAGTGGTAGACCTGGCTTCGACAGGCGACGACGAGGATGAGTGA
- a CDS encoding nucleotidyl transferase AbiEii/AbiGii toxin family protein — MEKIVPPDPQSAADYEDRTTKAVKGVLLEIGQILGSFKGKFAVIGGAVPWLLLDNEDMPHVGTLDVDLGLDAEALGDGEYVTLVEALMGNGYKQREELRRFQLVREVPVGDGGAPIDIVVDFLMPRHAEIVKNSPPILKDFAVQRADGADLALRFYQLVAISGDMPEGGTNRVEVAVCSIPALLAMKGYALNGRHKQKDAYDIYYCIRNYPDGIEALAEACRSVLAEKGGAQGYQFISDKFDTPEGYGATSVRKFVAETAILDGRTEEQWQQDAFGQVDAWLRALGLRG, encoded by the coding sequence ATGGAAAAAATAGTGCCGCCCGATCCTCAATCCGCCGCAGATTACGAGGATCGTACCACGAAGGCCGTAAAAGGTGTCCTCCTTGAGATTGGACAGATCCTCGGCAGCTTCAAGGGCAAGTTCGCCGTGATTGGCGGCGCCGTGCCATGGCTCCTCCTCGACAACGAGGACATGCCTCACGTTGGAACACTCGACGTCGATCTCGGTCTCGATGCTGAAGCGCTCGGTGACGGGGAGTACGTCACTCTCGTCGAAGCGCTGATGGGGAACGGCTACAAACAGCGCGAAGAACTGAGGCGTTTCCAGCTGGTGCGGGAAGTCCCGGTCGGCGACGGAGGCGCACCTATCGACATCGTCGTCGACTTCCTCATGCCTCGCCATGCGGAGATTGTGAAGAACAGTCCTCCCATCCTCAAAGACTTCGCTGTTCAGAGAGCCGACGGAGCCGATCTGGCGTTACGCTTTTATCAATTGGTGGCAATCAGCGGGGACATGCCGGAGGGCGGGACCAATCGTGTCGAGGTTGCTGTCTGTTCGATCCCGGCGTTGCTGGCAATGAAGGGCTACGCGCTGAATGGCAGGCACAAGCAAAAGGACGCCTATGACATTTACTATTGCATCCGCAACTATCCCGACGGGATCGAGGCGCTTGCCGAGGCCTGCCGCAGCGTGCTGGCGGAGAAGGGCGGCGCCCAAGGCTATCAGTTCATCTCGGACAAGTTCGACACGCCTGAAGGATATGGCGCAACGAGCGTCAGAAAGTTTGTCGCTGAGACCGCGATCCTCGATGGACGCACAGAGGAGCAGTGGCAGCAGGATGCGTTCGGGCAGGTCGATGCCTGGCTGCGGGCGCTTGGGCTGCGAGGATGA
- a CDS encoding type IV toxin-antitoxin system AbiEi family antitoxin produces the protein MLKAPKSVKDLEIRAAEAIGALLRRVSVINVEKIELTEPGSSFDILSELRLDGERRFLACEVKPVGQPRHVRAALLQLRKAAGELDPPAMPVFIAPYLSPEAQALCREFEVGYLDFVGNAWMEFDSVFIERQVDTKPPAIQRSLKSVFKPKSAQVLRVLLRDPGRAWRVVDLASASDVSLGHISNVRSELVDREWAEITGDGLRLTRPDDLLDAWRDDYDAPAGEHMSFYTTLHGASFETAARTALNAELGRPRAIFASFSAAHWLVPYGRVPTQYFYADERGVERLRDVLKLSPARSGSNVAVTVLKEQGLFGDAVEPAPTAVCTSPVQTYLDLAAAGERGREAAEHLRKEALAWKK, from the coding sequence ATGTTGAAAGCGCCAAAATCTGTGAAAGACCTGGAAATCCGCGCAGCGGAGGCAATCGGCGCGCTGTTGCGCCGGGTGTCCGTCATAAACGTCGAAAAAATCGAGCTTACCGAACCCGGATCCAGTTTCGATATCCTTTCCGAGCTTCGGCTCGACGGCGAACGGCGGTTCCTGGCCTGCGAGGTCAAACCGGTCGGGCAGCCCCGGCATGTCCGCGCGGCACTTCTGCAATTGCGCAAAGCGGCAGGAGAGTTGGATCCACCTGCCATGCCGGTCTTCATTGCGCCGTATCTTTCCCCGGAAGCGCAAGCTTTGTGCCGGGAATTCGAGGTGGGGTATCTCGATTTTGTTGGCAACGCCTGGATGGAATTCGACAGCGTTTTTATCGAACGCCAGGTCGATACGAAGCCGCCAGCGATCCAGCGCAGCCTCAAATCGGTCTTCAAGCCGAAATCGGCACAGGTTCTAAGGGTGTTGCTGCGAGATCCCGGTCGGGCATGGCGTGTCGTGGATCTGGCCTCGGCGTCGGACGTCAGCCTCGGCCATATCAGCAACGTTCGTAGCGAGCTGGTGGATCGCGAGTGGGCGGAAATCACCGGCGACGGCTTGCGCCTCACCCGGCCCGACGATTTGCTCGATGCGTGGCGCGATGATTACGATGCACCCGCAGGGGAGCACATGTCTTTCTACACGACGCTGCATGGCGCCTCATTCGAGACCGCCGCGCGCACCGCGCTGAATGCGGAGCTTGGTCGCCCGCGCGCAATCTTCGCATCGTTCTCGGCCGCTCACTGGTTGGTGCCCTACGGGCGCGTGCCAACGCAATATTTCTACGCCGATGAACGGGGCGTTGAGCGCTTGCGTGACGTCCTCAAGCTCTCGCCTGCCAGATCGGGCTCGAATGTCGCCGTCACGGTGTTGAAAGAACAAGGCCTGTTCGGCGACGCCGTCGAGCCTGCCCCGACGGCAGTCTGCACAAGCCCCGTTCAGACCTATCTGGACCTTGCCGCTGCTGGCGAGCGGGGACGGGAAGCCGCGGAGCATTTGAGAAAGGAAGCCCTCGCATGGAAAAAATAG
- a CDS encoding ABC-three component system protein, which yields MLPRDYRLHELNEDEFEKLVVRICVRWLGEGVSPFAPGRDGGRDGKFCGTANSFPSMAAPLSGHCVLQAKHISAPNKSCSDSDFATLLGKEHAKIKRLNGEAICDHYLVFTNRKYSGGADEKYMKDLLVLGVTSAHIIGVERLHLALDDFADIRETLPNRLDSSPFRFEPDDLVEVIGALNAYTKDDGDSAFQSAFDFEKLKMPLKNKLNGVSDAYYQQVIVAQSMPHFDRVAQFLQNPRNQDFAALYHDSADELKQKIIARREQFGAFDDIFLFMYEQIQQKREALKGKRRLITILLHYMYFNCDIGIKQLEECDDVVHADA from the coding sequence ATGCTGCCACGCGATTACAGACTGCACGAGCTGAATGAGGACGAGTTTGAAAAACTCGTTGTGCGTATCTGTGTCCGGTGGCTTGGAGAGGGCGTTTCTCCCTTTGCGCCCGGCCGCGATGGAGGGCGCGACGGCAAATTTTGCGGCACTGCCAATTCCTTCCCCAGCATGGCCGCGCCGCTCTCTGGCCATTGCGTGCTGCAGGCCAAGCACATCAGCGCCCCCAACAAATCGTGCTCGGACTCCGATTTCGCGACCCTGCTCGGCAAGGAACACGCCAAGATCAAGCGTCTGAACGGCGAGGCTATCTGCGACCACTATCTCGTCTTCACCAATCGGAAGTATTCCGGCGGCGCTGACGAAAAGTACATGAAGGACCTTCTGGTGCTTGGCGTCACGTCTGCGCATATCATCGGCGTCGAGCGCCTTCATCTCGCATTGGACGACTTCGCCGACATCCGCGAGACCCTGCCCAATCGACTCGATTCGTCACCCTTCAGGTTCGAACCGGACGACCTGGTCGAGGTCATTGGCGCGCTTAACGCGTATACGAAGGACGACGGCGACAGCGCATTTCAAAGCGCCTTCGACTTCGAGAAACTCAAGATGCCGTTGAAAAACAAGCTCAACGGGGTCTCAGATGCCTATTATCAGCAGGTGATCGTCGCGCAATCGATGCCGCATTTCGACCGCGTTGCCCAGTTTCTGCAAAACCCGCGTAACCAGGACTTTGCCGCCCTCTACCATGATTCCGCCGACGAGCTTAAGCAGAAGATTATCGCCAGGCGAGAGCAGTTTGGCGCTTTCGACGATATCTTCCTGTTCATGTACGAGCAAATTCAGCAAAAGAGAGAGGCACTCAAGGGCAAACGACGCCTGATCACCATCCTGCTGCACTATATGTATTTCAATTGCGATATCGGCATCAAGCAACTGGAGGAGTGCGACGATGTCGTCCACGCTGACGCCTAA
- a CDS encoding DUF1403 family protein, with product MDSLAPTPPPVSTWSPHLPTWTLSRTHDITESDAAFAAGIALKSLDDLLRTNPPWLGCWRDRLALKSAAVAAKMVGRTEEENALRDAVLLTVAGDDPGPSGKLFLATRMMARQSGTIATSFVREIADHFGLRWDDGLASIPDLVDSAIQSGRAAPFAVADVITAISAVRPDAEVLALGLAEAVLAHKLSWPKSVPLLLPERFGPSFRTIGGRGRVRPGEPAYPKAICMALFDGVDAALRSAVEIDRRAARLLVVAPKLRTKGAEPVIRRLLNEDGVPASVPGSSLSRWAAKRLFERLESFEAVRELSGRSFFRIFGL from the coding sequence ATGGATTCACTTGCGCCAACTCCACCTCCTGTCTCGACGTGGTCGCCCCACCTGCCAACCTGGACCTTGTCGCGCACACACGACATCACCGAATCCGACGCCGCGTTTGCTGCCGGTATCGCTCTGAAATCGCTTGATGATCTGCTCCGCACCAACCCGCCATGGCTCGGCTGCTGGCGTGATCGCCTTGCCCTCAAATCGGCCGCCGTCGCTGCCAAAATGGTAGGCCGTACTGAAGAGGAAAACGCTCTCCGCGACGCGGTCTTGCTAACCGTCGCCGGCGACGATCCCGGCCCGTCCGGAAAGCTGTTTCTGGCCACACGAATGATGGCACGCCAATCCGGGACAATTGCTACCTCATTCGTCAGAGAGATCGCCGATCATTTTGGCCTTCGGTGGGACGATGGTCTTGCCTCGATCCCGGATCTGGTCGATTCTGCCATCCAGTCCGGGCGAGCAGCACCCTTCGCGGTGGCGGACGTTATTACGGCGATCTCCGCCGTTCGCCCGGATGCCGAGGTGCTGGCGCTTGGGCTGGCCGAGGCCGTTCTGGCGCATAAGCTGAGCTGGCCGAAATCCGTGCCGCTGCTGTTGCCCGAAAGGTTTGGCCCCTCGTTCCGTACCATCGGCGGACGCGGCCGGGTTCGCCCGGGCGAGCCGGCCTATCCGAAAGCAATCTGTATGGCGCTGTTCGACGGCGTCGACGCCGCGTTGCGCTCCGCCGTCGAAATCGATCGTCGTGCGGCGCGATTGCTAGTCGTGGCACCAAAACTGCGCACCAAGGGCGCCGAGCCTGTCATCCGTAGATTGCTGAACGAAGACGGCGTGCCGGCCTCAGTGCCCGGCAGCAGTCTGTCGCGCTGGGCGGCTAAACGGCTGTTCGAGCGTCTCGAAAGTTTCGAGGCGGTGCGGGAGCTGTCCGGCCGGTCATTCTTCCGGATCTTTGGGTTGTGA
- a CDS encoding diguanylate cyclase → MLEAQALSVGAWLHLELGNLEKAVEFAAEALNIADQSRNLRSRSLAINVIGVIFWMTCQPSLAVDYCARAVELAREAFDLTFECWWLINLGGAHAEDAYLAQDGDEQKFETSINSAIDITRQALSLAQSRKDAWAERLCIANLAEYFNAIEDFSAAEMLLERYRDVPGDDYVRGEGHYLVTLGSTLVSLKRYDEALVPLEQAHSLARENVNLDTLMHACLALSKAHEHLGAFEPALDFYKKYHKLHQQFTAERIQQNARMAEIRYQTKKLKTMLDTEAERSAEIARSLEALQQQTNVLTEAANTDPLTGLSNRRHLEAIISDINIQSTKYALAILDVDYFKKINDTFSHIIGDRVLVQIGTLIKTIVSETDLAVRFGGEEFVILMTDVTPKQAESASEKLQMTIADYDWSKIADGLKVSASIGVAMSDDGVDAETVLQQADRCLYRAKQGGRNRVVCFLPY, encoded by the coding sequence GTGCTAGAGGCGCAAGCTCTGAGTGTCGGTGCTTGGCTGCATCTGGAACTCGGTAATTTAGAGAAGGCCGTCGAATTTGCCGCAGAAGCACTGAACATTGCCGACCAGAGCCGTAATCTTCGATCCCGGTCTTTGGCCATAAATGTCATTGGTGTGATTTTCTGGATGACGTGCCAACCATCCCTTGCTGTTGACTATTGCGCTCGTGCCGTAGAGCTCGCCCGTGAGGCATTCGATCTTACATTCGAATGTTGGTGGTTGATTAATCTTGGTGGAGCGCATGCAGAGGATGCGTACCTCGCTCAGGATGGGGATGAGCAAAAATTCGAAACGTCGATTAACAGTGCAATAGACATTACAAGACAAGCACTCAGCCTTGCTCAATCACGCAAAGACGCCTGGGCCGAGAGGTTATGTATCGCGAATTTAGCAGAATATTTTAACGCGATTGAGGATTTTTCTGCCGCTGAAATGTTGTTGGAACGGTATCGTGACGTTCCGGGAGACGATTATGTCCGGGGTGAAGGGCACTATCTGGTTACACTTGGAAGCACGCTCGTATCATTAAAACGCTATGATGAGGCCCTGGTTCCACTTGAACAGGCCCACTCGCTTGCCAGGGAAAATGTGAATCTTGATACCTTAATGCATGCCTGTTTGGCTCTGTCAAAGGCTCATGAGCATCTCGGAGCATTCGAGCCTGCGTTGGATTTTTACAAAAAGTATCACAAGCTACATCAGCAATTTACTGCGGAGCGCATCCAGCAAAATGCCCGTATGGCGGAGATCCGTTATCAAACGAAAAAACTCAAAACCATGCTTGATACAGAGGCAGAGCGTTCTGCGGAAATTGCCCGGTCATTAGAGGCCCTTCAGCAGCAAACCAATGTGCTGACGGAAGCGGCCAATACGGACCCGTTGACGGGGCTTTCCAATCGGCGGCATTTGGAGGCGATAATATCTGATATTAATATTCAGAGCACGAAGTATGCGCTGGCGATCCTCGATGTGGACTACTTCAAGAAAATCAATGACACGTTTTCTCATATTATTGGTGATCGGGTCCTAGTGCAAATTGGCACACTGATCAAAACGATTGTGAGCGAAACAGATCTTGCGGTTCGCTTTGGTGGCGAAGAGTTCGTCATACTCATGACGGACGTAACACCGAAACAAGCAGAAAGTGCTTCCGAGAAACTGCAAATGACAATTGCCGACTACGACTGGTCCAAAATAGCCGATGGGTTGAAGGTATCGGCCAGCATCGGAGTGGCAATGTCGGACGACGGAGTCGACGCCGAAACGGTTTTGCAACAGGCTGATCGGTGCCTTTATCGGGCAAAGCAGGGCGGTAGAAATAGAGTTGTTTGTTTTTTGCCATATTGA
- a CDS encoding site-specific integrase: MAQIIAQNTDIPRQESGAPSLSTAAEGDVCAPQVLAAGTSMQAPPLSSTDEQMPTHLASLADRARDYVAAASSANTRKAYASDWKHFSAWCRRLNLAPLPPDPQTVGLYITACASGETVGTPTLGTPALGTSKPGAKANAVSTVERRLSSLSWNYAQRGLMLDRKDRHIATVMAGIRNSHARPPVQKEAVLAEDIIAMIETLDRGTLRGLRDRAMLLIGYAGGLRRSEIVGLDIKADQTEDGRGWIEIFDKGMLVTLRGKTGWREVEIGRGSSDTTCPVVPVETWITFARLAHGPLFRRVTGQGKSVGPERLNDKEVARLVKRTAMAAGVRGDLSEIERAFKFSGHSLRAGLASSAEVDERYVQKQLGHASAEMTRRYQRRRDRFRVNLTKAAGL, encoded by the coding sequence ATGGCCCAAATCATCGCGCAAAACACCGATATTCCCCGCCAGGAGAGCGGCGCGCCGTCGCTCAGCACGGCGGCTGAGGGTGATGTTTGCGCGCCGCAGGTGTTGGCCGCTGGCACCTCGATGCAAGCCCCTCCCCTCTCCTCCACCGACGAGCAGATGCCAACGCATCTCGCCAGCCTGGCGGACCGCGCCCGCGACTATGTGGCGGCGGCAAGTTCTGCCAATACCCGAAAAGCCTATGCCTCCGATTGGAAACATTTTAGCGCCTGGTGCCGGCGTTTGAATTTGGCCCCCCTCCCCCCGGACCCACAGACCGTTGGCCTCTATATCACCGCCTGTGCCTCAGGCGAGACCGTTGGCACGCCGACACTTGGCACACCGGCACTTGGCACATCGAAACCTGGCGCCAAGGCAAATGCTGTCTCGACCGTTGAGCGTCGCCTCTCCTCATTGTCTTGGAACTACGCGCAACGCGGGCTGATGCTCGATCGCAAGGATCGGCATATCGCCACCGTCATGGCCGGCATTCGCAACAGCCACGCACGCCCACCCGTGCAGAAGGAAGCGGTGCTGGCCGAGGATATTATCGCCATGATCGAGACACTCGATCGAGGAACATTGCGCGGCCTGCGCGATCGGGCCATGCTGCTGATCGGCTATGCCGGTGGCCTGCGGCGGTCCGAGATTGTTGGTCTCGACATCAAGGCTGACCAAACCGAAGACGGGCGCGGCTGGATCGAAATATTCGACAAGGGCATGCTCGTCACCCTGCGCGGCAAGACCGGCTGGCGCGAGGTCGAGATCGGCCGTGGCTCCTCCGACACCACCTGCCCGGTGGTTCCGGTCGAAACCTGGATCACCTTTGCCAGACTTGCCCATGGCCCCCTGTTCCGCCGCGTCACCGGACAAGGCAAGTCCGTTGGCCCGGAACGCTTGAACGATAAGGAAGTGGCAAGGCTGGTGAAGCGGACTGCCATGGCTGCCGGGGTTCGCGGCGATCTCAGCGAGATCGAGCGCGCCTTCAAATTCTCCGGCCATTCGCTTCGCGCCGGTCTCGCCTCCTCCGCGGAAGTCGATGAACGCTATGTGCAGAAGCAACTCGGTCATGCCTCAGCCGAGATGACCCGCAGGTACCAGCGCCGACGGGATCGCTTCAGGGTCAATTTGACAAAAGCGGCGGGGCTGTAG
- a CDS encoding flavin-containing monooxygenase: protein MPVENIHTLVIGGGQAGIAMSEHLSRNNVAHLVLEKGRVAESWRSMRWDSLVTNGPAWHDRFPNQTFPGNADAFVPKEGVADYFEAYAKKYNAPIRCGTEVSQVERLDGRPGFHVETSNSVFEARNVVVATGPFQLPNIPPIVAPTADINQMHSSNYRNPDQLGEGAVLVIGAGSSGVQIAEELMRAGCKTYLSVGPHDRPPRSYRGRDCAWWLGVLGKWDAKIQELRSSNHVTVAVSGARGGETIDFRRLAAQGIVLVGMTESFKDGKLSFAQDLGDNLERGDQNYLSLLDEADAFVACNGLNLPEEPEARILGPKAGCIVNPIRELDLTNAGITTIVWATGFRSDYSWLKVNAFDEAGRPKHHRGVSCERGLYFLGLPGLSGRGSSWTPRFTGRSWQDGAVDVFPR from the coding sequence ATGCCTGTCGAAAACATACATACACTCGTCATCGGCGGTGGCCAGGCTGGCATCGCTATGAGCGAACATCTCAGCAGGAATAATGTGGCGCATCTTGTCCTTGAAAAGGGAAGGGTCGCGGAGAGCTGGCGTTCGATGCGATGGGATTCGCTGGTTACCAACGGTCCAGCCTGGCACGACCGTTTTCCAAACCAGACGTTTCCCGGCAATGCCGATGCGTTTGTTCCCAAAGAAGGTGTTGCTGACTATTTTGAAGCCTATGCGAAAAAGTACAACGCACCAATACGCTGTGGAACCGAGGTGTCTCAAGTCGAGCGTCTGGACGGTCGTCCAGGCTTCCATGTCGAAACGTCTAACAGTGTGTTTGAAGCCCGAAACGTAGTCGTGGCGACCGGTCCGTTCCAGTTGCCAAACATTCCGCCAATCGTTGCGCCGACCGCCGATATCAACCAGATGCATTCCAGCAACTACCGCAATCCTGATCAGCTCGGGGAGGGGGCTGTTCTCGTGATTGGCGCGGGCTCTTCGGGAGTGCAGATTGCCGAGGAACTAATGCGTGCGGGCTGCAAGACCTATCTTTCGGTTGGCCCGCATGATCGTCCTCCGCGCAGCTATCGCGGTCGGGACTGCGCTTGGTGGCTCGGCGTTCTCGGCAAATGGGACGCCAAAATACAAGAATTGCGGTCGAGCAACCATGTTACGGTCGCTGTCAGCGGCGCTCGAGGCGGAGAAACGATCGACTTCCGTCGTCTTGCAGCACAGGGCATAGTGTTGGTTGGCATGACCGAAAGCTTTAAGGACGGCAAATTATCCTTTGCTCAAGATCTTGGTGACAATCTTGAGCGTGGCGACCAGAACTATCTATCACTGCTCGACGAGGCGGATGCTTTCGTTGCATGCAACGGTCTGAACCTTCCTGAAGAGCCGGAAGCGCGCATCCTTGGTCCGAAAGCCGGTTGCATTGTCAATCCTATCCGTGAACTGGATCTTACTAACGCAGGCATCACCACGATCGTCTGGGCCACCGGCTTCAGGTCCGACTATAGCTGGTTGAAGGTGAATGCCTTCGATGAAGCGGGGCGCCCGAAACATCATCGAGGTGTCTCTTGTGAGAGAGGCCTCTACTTCCTCGGTCTTCCCGGACTTTCCGGTCGCGGCTCCAGCTGGACACCTCGATTTACCGGTCGCAGTTGGCAAGATGGTGCCGTGGATGTATTTCCGCGATGA